In one window of Sardina pilchardus chromosome 23, fSarPil1.1, whole genome shotgun sequence DNA:
- the cryaa gene encoding alpha-crystallin A chain, producing the protein MDIAIQHPWFRRALSSFYPARLFDQFFGEGLFDYDLYPYAASTISPFYRQSLFRNFGDYANSGMSEVRSDRDRYYIYLDVKHFSPEELNVKVMDDCVEIHGKHGERQDDHGYISREFHRRYRLPANVDQSAMSCSLSTDGMLTLYGPKTGSGSDGPRSDRNIPVIREDKSNAAPSS; encoded by the exons ATGGATATCGCCATTCAGCATCCTTGGTTCAGACGGGCCCTAAGCTCCTTCTACCCTGCCCGCCTCTTTGACCAATTCTTCGGAGAAGGCCTGTTCGACTACGACCTCTACCCATACGCCGCCTCCACCATCAGTCCTTTCTACCGCCAGTCACTCTTCCGCAACTTTGGAGACTATGCCAACTCAGGCATGTCTGAG GTGAGATCTGACAGAGACAGGTACTACATATACCTGGATGTGAAACACTTCTCCCCTGAGGAACTCAACGTGAAGGTGATGGATGACTGTGTGGAAATTCATGGCAAACATGGGGAGAGACAG GACGACCACGGCTACATCTCACGTGAGTTCCACCGCCGCTACCGTCTGCCCGCCAACGTGGACCAGTCCGCCATGAGCTGCTCGCTGTCCACCGACGGCATGCTGACCCTCTACGGCCCCAAGACTGGCTCCGGCTCCGACGGCCCGCGCTCTGACCGCAATATCCCCGTCATCCGCGAGGACAAGAGCAACGCCGCGCCCTCCTCTTAG
- the LOC134071029 gene encoding putative serine/threonine-protein kinase SIK1B, whose amino-acid sequence MVILSDRSDSGTSSRHERPLQVGFYEITKTLGKGTFAVVKLARHKVTKTQVAIKIIDKTRLNSSDLEKINREVQIMKLLNHPHIIKLYQVMETKDMLYMVTEYAQNGEMFDYLSSVGRLTEGEARRKFWQIVNAVDYCHQHHIIHRDLKAENLLLDANMNIKLADFGFGNFYKPGETLSTWCGSPPYAAPEVFEGKAYEGPKLDIWSLGVVLYVLVCGTLPFDGDNLYLLRQRVTKGRFRVPFFMSQECESLIRRMLAVNPAKRISMAQIKQHRWMVADPAAAAACQAVSCAPPPDSAPGLGGYCENILGIMQTLGIDRQRTIESLQSGSYNHFSAIYCLLLERVRQHLSQQVKSAHQASPGPSLADSFPQGEVTLSGHLLQSQPPSTDNQLKTRISGKEEPPGTLQSEGHDEKEEQTQLVSTLDSTTNGDQEPTKTRDKLSVRSKLPRIVVHLVSDDPPDGDSAHEARASSTGSLVGIPLSPSTGAMCRLTVADALLPHQRTLSQWSRTGMAEQDRLTVPSFNEGRRASDTSLSPGAVAQRSLKASRQPQRSHTRAKRYLGLMRCRDAPRSSAAWPTARHSGPTPSPTLSWELGPCHQEDTLELHRSLQMAQPQFQQMSPLHASSSQSSQNQPLHGPLFLPALSAQGPLSPPPYIQPSARHDQTPLRRPDPDLQLPPSRDSCFSFCSSPSSASSSSSSASVVSTAALLETKLQISPLPQTHRPSGTALVSSGLDFTPSTVRQSISGLING is encoded by the exons ATGGTGATCCTTTCGGACCGTTCCGATTCGGGGACTTCTTCGCGTCATGAGAGACCGCTTCAAGTCGGCTTCTACGAAATCACCAAGACTTTGGGAAAAGGGACCTTTGCCGTGGTAAAGCTGGCAAGGCACAAAGTCACCAAAACTCAG GTTGCCATAAAGATTATAGACAAAACCAGGTTAAACTCTTCGGATCTGGAGAAGATCAACAGAGAGGTGCAAATCATGAAACTGTTGAACCACCCACATATCATCAAACTCtaccag GTCATGGAAACTAAAGATATGTTGTACATGGTGACAGAGTATGCACAAAATGGTGAAATGTTTG ACTATTTGTCGTCTGTTGGCCGCCTTACGGAGGGGGAGGCTCGTAGAAAGTTCTGGCAGATTGTGAATGCTGTTGACTACTGCCACCAACACCACATCATCCACCGGGACCTGAAGGCTGAGAATCTCCTACTGGATGCCAATATGAACATCAAATTGGCAG ACTTTGGCTTTGGCAACTTTTACAAGCCAGGAGAAACCCTGTCCACATGGTGTGGTAGCCCCCCATATGCAGCACCAGAGGTCTTTGAGGGGAAAGCCTATGAGGGCCCAAAATTGGACATTTGG AGCCTTGGAGTAGTTTTATATGTGCTGGTCTGTGGAACTTTGCCTTTTGATGGTGACAACCTCTATCTCCTCCGGCAAAGGGTTACTAAGGGACGTTTCAGAGTACCTTTCTTCATGTCACAAG AATGCGAGAGCTTAATCCGGAGGATGTTGGCTGTTAACCCAGCAAAGCGCATCAGCATGGCGCAGATCAAGCAGCATCGCTGGATGGTGGCCGATCCAGCTGCGGCGGCCGCCTGCCAAGCGGTCTCCTGTGCCCCTCCTCCAGACAGTGCTCCCGGCCTGGGTGGCTACTGCGAGAACATACTGGGCATCATGCAGACACTGGGCATCGACAGACAGCGCACTATAGAG TCCCTTCAGAGCGGCAGCTACAATCACTTTTCTGCAATCTATTGCCTCCTACTGGAGCGGGTGAGGCAGCACCTCTCCCAGCAGGTGAAGAGTGCACACCAGGCTTCCCCGGGCCCCTCGCTGGCAGACTCATTCCCCCAAGGAGAGGTCACCCTGAGCGGACACCTTCTTCAATCACAGCCCCCTTCCACAGACAACCAGCTGAAGACAAGAATCAGTGGCAAGGAAGAACCGCCCGGAACACTCCAGTCAGAGGGCCATGACGAGAAGGAAGAGCAGACACAGCTTGTGTCAACTCTGGATTCAACCACGAATGGCGATCAGGAGCCCACTAAGACACGTGACAAACTATCCGTTCGCAGCAAGCTACCAC GTATAGTGGTGCATCTGGTGAGCGATGACCCTCCGGACGGAGACAGTGCCCATGAGGCGCGGGCATCCTCCACTGGCTCTTTGGTTggcatccccctctccccctccacagGAGCTATGTGCAGACTCACCGTGGCTGATGCCCTCTTGCCCCATCAGAGGACACTGAGCCAGTGGTCCAGAACAGGGATGGCTGAGCAGGACAGACTGACCGTGCCCAGCTTCAATGAGGGTAGACGAGCTTCAGATACATCACTGTCGCCAGGTGCTGTGGCCCAGAGGA GTCTCAAAGCTTCCCGGCAGCCACAGAGGAGCCACACTCGTGCCAAGAGATACCTGGGATTGATGCGTTGCCGAGACGCGCCCCGCTCCTCTGCGGCATGGCCCACGGCCAGGCACTCTGGTCCGACTCCTTCTCCAACCCTCTCCTGGGAGTTAGGGCCTTGTCACCAGGAGGACACCCTGGAACTGCACAG AAGTCTCCAGATGGCCCAGCCACAGTTTCAACAGATGTCGCCGCTTCATGCTTCATCTTCCCAAAGCTCCCAAAACCAGCCACTCCATGGACCTCTGTTCCTACCGGCTCTCTCTGCCCAAggccctctctccccacccccgtATATTCAACCGTCCGCCCGTCACGATCAAACACCACTCCGTCGTCCAGACCCTGACTTGCAGCTCCCTCCAAGCAGAGACTCTTGTTTCTCCTTCTGCTCCTCACCTTCATCTgcatcctcatcttcctcctcagcCAGCGTGGTCTCGactgctgctctgctggagACCAAGCTGCAGATCAGTCCACTGCCCCAGACACACCGTCCCTCAGGCACAGCATTGGTCTCCTCAGGGTTGGACTTCACACCTTCAACAGTGAGGCAGTCAATCAGTGGGTTAATAAATGGGTGA
- the hsf2bp gene encoding heat shock factor 2-binding protein isoform X2, whose amino-acid sequence MTMKTSETKIPTVSPRTEYLQDCGRDGYVSIRKRDMEKLTTEVMQLREFLPKVINGDLLDSLHKARQIETQRERLEQEQEKQRQDCLHLRSRLELAQTECQREREEKLALREQLWQCREQLQQQAEFCTGLGAAVCTLLWSASSKEEAVRDILADGKLEPFLSVAGQTLESFVKSLDQDSKLPQQDSNSHEHQFVLALAGVVTNLGAVTCGRDFLSNSAHVLLDTLMELLGLIKPGVFSKLKVERLGRVPPRPAAAPVSAPGGGGAGPRGLRPAALPPAGPHPPAGLQPPPGPPPDGPGDAGGPGASRPLLLLLLPGAPEGPREGQDSLPGEEKTASSKVLVASGNTVWLQPKQTELKRFF is encoded by the exons ATGACAATGAAAACATCTGAAACCAAAATACCAACTGTTTCTCCAAGGACAGAG TACCTTCAGGACTGTGGGAGAGATGGATATGTGTCAATCCGAAAAAGGGACATGGAAAAACTTACTACCGAGGTCATGCAGCTACGAGAGTTTCTGCCCAAAGTAATCAACGGGGACCTGCTAGATTCACTACACAAAGCACGTCAGATAGAAACAC AGAGGGAGCggctggagcaggagcaggagaagcAGAGGCAGGACTGCCTGCACCTCCGCTCCCGCCTGGAGCTCGCCCAGACcgagtgccagagagagagggag GAGAAGCTGGCTCTGCGGGAGCAGCTGTGGCAGTGCAgggagcagctgcagcagcaggccgAGTTCTGCACGGGGCTGGGGGCGGCCGTCTGCACCCTCCTCTGGAGCGCCTCCAGCAAGGAGGAGGCCGTCAGGGACATCTTAGCTGAT GGCAAGCTGGAGCCGTTTCTGAGTGTGGCAGGTCAAACTCTGGAGAGCTTTGTGAAGTCACTTGACCAAGACTCCAAATTGCCCCAGCAGGACTCCAACTCCCATGAGCACCAGTTTGTCCTTGCTCTTGCAGGAGTCGTCACCA ACTTGGGAGCGGTGACGTGTGGGCGGGACTTCCTGTCTAATTCAGCTCATGTCCTGCTGGACACACTGATGGAGTTACTGGGGCTGATCAAGCCAGGAGTGTTCTCCAAACTGAAAGT AGAGCGACTCGGACGTGTGCCTCCACGCCCTGCGGCTGCTCCAGTCTCTgctcctggaggaggaggtgctggccCACGTGGCCTCCGACCTGCTGCCCTCCCTCCCGCTGGGCCGCATCCACCAGCTGGCCTCCAGCCGCCACCAGGGCCTCCGCCAGACGGCCCAGGAGACGCTGGAGGACCTGGGGCCTCtcgtcccctcctcctcctcctcctcccaggaGCCCCAGAAGGCCCCCGAGAAGGACAAGACTCCCTTCCTGGTGAAGAAAAGACAGCAAGTAGCAAA GTTCTAGTGGCGTCTGGAAACACGGTATGGCTTCAGCCCAAACAGACAGAACTGAAGAGATTCTTCTAG
- the hsf2bp gene encoding heat shock factor 2-binding protein isoform X1, which translates to MTMKTSETKIPTVSPRTEYLQDCGRDGYVSIRKRDMEKLTTEVMQLREFLPKVINGDLLDSLHKARQIETQRERLEQEQEKQRQDCLHLRSRLELAQTECQREREEKLALREQLWQCREQLQQQAEFCTGLGAAVCTLLWSASSKEEAVRDILADGKLEPFLSVAGQTLESFVKSLDQDSKLPQQDSNSHEHQFVLALAGVVTNLGAVTCGRDFLSNSAHVLLDTLMELLGLIKPGVFSKLKVLMLMALYNVSISVKGLKYISGNPALLPLLWTLLEESDSDVCLHALRLLQSLLLEEEVLAHVASDLLPSLPLGRIHQLASSRHQGLRQTAQETLEDLGPLVPSSSSSSQEPQKAPEKDKTPFLVKKRQQVAKF; encoded by the exons ATGACAATGAAAACATCTGAAACCAAAATACCAACTGTTTCTCCAAGGACAGAG TACCTTCAGGACTGTGGGAGAGATGGATATGTGTCAATCCGAAAAAGGGACATGGAAAAACTTACTACCGAGGTCATGCAGCTACGAGAGTTTCTGCCCAAAGTAATCAACGGGGACCTGCTAGATTCACTACACAAAGCACGTCAGATAGAAACAC AGAGGGAGCggctggagcaggagcaggagaagcAGAGGCAGGACTGCCTGCACCTCCGCTCCCGCCTGGAGCTCGCCCAGACcgagtgccagagagagagggag GAGAAGCTGGCTCTGCGGGAGCAGCTGTGGCAGTGCAgggagcagctgcagcagcaggccgAGTTCTGCACGGGGCTGGGGGCGGCCGTCTGCACCCTCCTCTGGAGCGCCTCCAGCAAGGAGGAGGCCGTCAGGGACATCTTAGCTGAT GGCAAGCTGGAGCCGTTTCTGAGTGTGGCAGGTCAAACTCTGGAGAGCTTTGTGAAGTCACTTGACCAAGACTCCAAATTGCCCCAGCAGGACTCCAACTCCCATGAGCACCAGTTTGTCCTTGCTCTTGCAGGAGTCGTCACCA ACTTGGGAGCGGTGACGTGTGGGCGGGACTTCCTGTCTAATTCAGCTCATGTCCTGCTGGACACACTGATGGAGTTACTGGGGCTGATCAAGCCAGGAGTGTTCTCCAAACTGAAAGT GTTGATGCTGATGGCTCTGTATAATGTCAGCATCAGTGTGAAGGGCCTGAAGTACATCAGTGGAAACCCTGCATTGCTTCCTCTTCTCTGGACCCTGCTGGAAG AGAGCGACTCGGACGTGTGCCTCCACGCCCTGCGGCTGCTCCAGTCTCTgctcctggaggaggaggtgctggccCACGTGGCCTCCGACCTGCTGCCCTCCCTCCCGCTGGGCCGCATCCACCAGCTGGCCTCCAGCCGCCACCAGGGCCTCCGCCAGACGGCCCAGGAGACGCTGGAGGACCTGGGGCCTCtcgtcccctcctcctcctcctcctcccaggaGCCCCAGAAGGCCCCCGAGAAGGACAAGACTCCCTTCCTGGTGAAGAAAAGACAGCAAGTAGCAAA GTTCTAG